A single region of the Leptolyngbya subtilissima AS-A7 genome encodes:
- a CDS encoding pirin family protein: MAYNGLGQTISPFLLLDYAGPADFSPTTARRGVGEHPHRGFETVTIVYDGEVEHRDSAGGGGIIGPGDVQWMTAAAGLVHEEFHGPNFAQHGGPFEMVQLWVNLPAKDKMSAPRYQGITSDRIPTIELPEGQGSLRVIAGEFQNTQGPAQTFTSINMWDLRLSAGKQATLELPEGHTTLLVVLKGSVRVDGSQPISEAEIGICDRAHTTLILDCLQDTKALLLSGAPIDEPIVGHGPFVMNTSAEIYQAVTDYQSGKMGALTAQ, encoded by the coding sequence ATGGCCTACAACGGTCTGGGCCAAACCATTAGCCCCTTTCTGCTGCTCGACTATGCCGGGCCAGCCGATTTTTCGCCGACCACTGCCCGGCGCGGCGTGGGCGAACACCCCCATCGGGGCTTTGAGACCGTCACCATCGTCTACGACGGCGAGGTCGAGCACCGCGACTCGGCCGGGGGCGGCGGCATCATCGGCCCTGGGGATGTGCAGTGGATGACGGCAGCGGCGGGCTTGGTTCACGAAGAATTTCACGGGCCGAACTTCGCGCAGCATGGCGGCCCCTTTGAGATGGTGCAGCTGTGGGTGAATCTGCCTGCCAAAGACAAAATGTCTGCGCCCCGGTACCAAGGCATTACGAGCGATCGCATTCCCACCATCGAGCTGCCCGAGGGCCAGGGTAGCCTGCGGGTAATTGCTGGAGAGTTCCAGAACACCCAGGGGCCAGCCCAGACCTTTACCTCGATCAATATGTGGGATTTGCGGCTGAGCGCTGGTAAACAGGCGACTCTTGAACTGCCCGAGGGCCACACTACCCTGCTGGTGGTGCTGAAGGGCTCGGTGCGCGTCGACGGATCGCAGCCAATTTCTGAAGCGGAGATTGGCATCTGCGATCGCGCTCACACCACCCTCATCCTCGACTGCCTGCAAGACACCAAGGCCCTGCTGCTCTCGGGTGCCCCCATCGACGAGCCCATCGTCGGCCACGGCCCCTTTGTGATGAACACCTCTGCAGAAATCTACCAGGCTGTAACCGACTACCAAAGCGGCAAAATGGGGGCATTGACAGCTCAGTAG
- a CDS encoding phytochelatin synthase family protein, with product MRPATNFPRRSLAIARRQRKIMALLTALGVTLIARPLASQTLPLPDHLVPLTSAEGQMLLRDSEALADYVPLTSQFVTQVNQAFCGVASTVMVLNALGVPAPLAPEWERNYFTQENVFNEQTEAIIAKDAIARQGLTLSELEGILETYPVQAETHHGGDVSLEEFRSLIRTNLETSNSYVLINYLRRAIGQESGGHISPVAAYDADTDQFLILDVSRYKYPPVWVQAERLWQSTNTVDSVSGKTRGFLLVQAR from the coding sequence ATGAGACCTGCAACTAATTTCCCGCGTCGATCGCTGGCGATCGCCCGCCGCCAACGCAAAATCATGGCTCTGCTAACGGCCCTGGGCGTAACCCTAATAGCCCGACCGTTGGCTTCTCAAACCTTGCCCCTGCCCGACCACCTGGTTCCGCTAACCTCAGCAGAGGGGCAGATGCTGTTGCGAGACAGCGAAGCTCTGGCGGATTATGTGCCGCTCACGAGCCAGTTTGTCACTCAGGTGAACCAGGCGTTTTGCGGGGTGGCTAGCACGGTGATGGTGCTCAACGCGCTGGGGGTTCCGGCCCCCTTGGCCCCGGAGTGGGAGCGCAACTACTTCACCCAGGAGAATGTGTTTAACGAGCAGACCGAGGCGATTATTGCTAAAGATGCGATCGCCCGTCAGGGCCTCACCTTGTCAGAGCTGGAAGGGATTCTCGAAACCTACCCCGTGCAGGCTGAAACTCACCACGGCGGCGATGTAAGCCTAGAGGAGTTTCGCAGCTTGATTCGCACCAACCTAGAGACTTCCAACAGCTACGTGCTGATCAACTACCTGCGCCGGGCGATCGGCCAGGAAAGCGGTGGCCACATTTCGCCCGTTGCCGCCTACGATGCTGATACTGACCAGTTTTTGATTTTGGACGTGTCGCGCTACAAATATCCGCCCGTGTGGGTGCAGGCAGAGAGACTGTGGCAGTCCACCAACACAGTAGATTCGGTGTCGGGCAAGACGCGGGGGTTTTTGCTGGTGCAGGCGCGGTAG
- a CDS encoding Uma2 family endonuclease: MTATSPAKTAPRTIPQNQWHRATWADYVALRDDPSGEHTKLAFNEGWLWVTMGAEGISHAAVSDLFTSLLFLWAIQHPEEVFSSLGRCLLERAEVRASAPDLVLYVGADYPQWQPGEPRRIDLNQIRVPNLVGEISDTTLASDLDEKKHLYAALGIPEYWVVDVRGQRVFAFLRQENGEYLPCETSQALAGLPIALLDETLQRLAQGTNTSAAAWFSQQMTTLTQEQPR; the protein is encoded by the coding sequence ATGACCGCAACGTCTCCGGCAAAAACTGCTCCGCGCACAATTCCCCAAAACCAGTGGCATCGAGCAACCTGGGCCGACTATGTAGCGCTGCGGGATGACCCGAGCGGAGAGCACACAAAACTGGCTTTTAACGAAGGATGGCTGTGGGTCACGATGGGTGCAGAAGGCATTAGCCACGCGGCAGTCAGCGATTTGTTCACCAGCTTGCTTTTTCTGTGGGCTATTCAGCACCCAGAAGAGGTTTTCAGCTCTCTGGGACGGTGCTTGTTGGAACGGGCAGAGGTGAGGGCCAGTGCGCCCGATCTTGTCCTGTATGTCGGCGCTGACTATCCTCAGTGGCAGCCGGGGGAGCCGCGTCGAATTGATTTGAACCAAATCCGAGTGCCTAATCTGGTGGGCGAAATCTCTGACACCACCCTGGCCAGCGATCTTGATGAGAAGAAGCACCTCTATGCCGCCCTCGGCATTCCGGAATATTGGGTAGTAGATGTGCGGGGGCAGCGGGTGTTTGCCTTTTTGCGGCAGGAGAATGGTGAGTACTTGCCCTGCGAAACCTCTCAGGCGCTGGCAGGTCTGCCCATTGCCCTGCTGGATGAAACCCTGCAACGGCTGGCCCAGGGCACTAATACCAGCGCAGCAGCTTGGTTCAGTCAGCAAATGACAACATTGACCCAGGAGCAGCCCCGATGA
- a CDS encoding ABC transporter ATP-binding protein/permease has translation MERFNLKGFRRFWAIAKSYWFGDEKWKAGGLLLLIAVFLLGYTGLSVVLNNKRGVLISALSAKDEARFWETVLVFVGVLVAYAPLMAGYDYLQKRLGLEWRRWLTGRFVADYFGDRAFYDIQQFHPDIDNPDQRIAEDVKNFTQQSLALLLVVVSSVLQVIAFSGVLWGISKNLVGFLVLYAVLGTLVTVGIFGQPLVRLNFEQLKREANFRFSLVRIRENAEAIAFYRGEAQEASQVNNRFMAAFENFKKLIIWELNLNALTNAYEFIPFVLPAIVVAPAVFSGDLEVGKVSEAQGAFVRVFFSLNVVVARFSELTSFGAGIDRLYSFAEALNHLEPEVEAVAEPSASIDGSTAEDSPKSIDHPTIAIETSASLALKQFTLQTPNYQRTLVENLSIDIPDKTGLLIVGPSGCGKSSLLRAIAGLWHSGSGTIYRPELDNILFLPQKPYMILGTLRDQLLYPNTSQAVDDASLQTALEKVNLANLAERFGGFDAVEEWGDVLSLGEQQRLTFARILVSQPEFAILDEATSALDLANEAKLYDHLHHTGTTFVSVGHRESLVDYHQVTLELAEDHSWAIKPASLATADL, from the coding sequence ATGGAACGATTTAACCTAAAGGGGTTCAGACGGTTTTGGGCGATCGCCAAGTCCTACTGGTTTGGCGACGAAAAGTGGAAAGCCGGGGGCCTGCTGCTGCTGATTGCGGTGTTTTTGCTGGGCTACACCGGCCTCAGCGTGGTGCTCAACAACAAGCGCGGCGTGCTGATCTCGGCCCTCTCCGCCAAAGACGAAGCCCGATTTTGGGAGACGGTGCTGGTGTTTGTCGGCGTGCTGGTGGCCTACGCGCCGCTAATGGCGGGCTACGACTACCTGCAAAAGCGCCTGGGGCTAGAGTGGCGGCGCTGGCTGACCGGGCGGTTTGTGGCCGACTACTTTGGCGATCGCGCCTTCTACGACATTCAGCAGTTCCACCCCGATATCGACAACCCCGACCAGCGCATTGCTGAGGACGTGAAGAACTTCACCCAGCAATCTTTGGCGCTGCTGTTAGTCGTAGTCAGCTCTGTCTTGCAGGTAATCGCCTTCAGCGGCGTGCTGTGGGGTATTTCCAAAAATCTGGTGGGATTTCTGGTGCTCTACGCCGTTTTAGGAACGCTAGTGACGGTAGGGATCTTTGGTCAGCCCCTGGTACGCCTCAACTTTGAGCAGCTTAAGCGCGAGGCCAACTTTCGCTTTAGCCTGGTGCGCATTCGTGAAAATGCCGAGGCGATAGCGTTTTACCGAGGCGAAGCCCAAGAGGCCAGCCAGGTAAATAACCGCTTCATGGCCGCCTTTGAGAATTTCAAAAAGCTAATCATCTGGGAACTCAACCTTAACGCCCTGACCAACGCCTACGAGTTCATTCCCTTTGTGCTGCCGGCCATCGTGGTGGCCCCGGCAGTGTTTTCTGGCGATCTCGAAGTGGGCAAGGTCTCCGAGGCCCAGGGAGCCTTCGTGCGGGTGTTCTTTTCTCTCAACGTTGTGGTGGCGCGGTTCTCAGAACTGACCTCCTTTGGAGCGGGCATCGACCGTCTCTACAGCTTTGCCGAAGCCCTCAACCACTTAGAGCCCGAGGTTGAAGCGGTAGCAGAGCCATCAGCATCCATAGACGGTTCCACAGCGGAAGACTCTCCAAAATCCATAGACCATCCCACGATCGCCATTGAGACCTCAGCTTCCCTAGCGCTGAAGCAGTTCACTCTGCAAACCCCCAACTACCAGCGCACCCTAGTCGAAAATCTCTCTATCGATATTCCTGACAAAACCGGGTTGCTAATTGTGGGGCCGAGCGGCTGCGGCAAAAGTTCGCTATTGAGGGCGATCGCAGGCCTGTGGCATTCCGGCAGTGGCACCATTTACCGCCCCGAGCTAGACAACATTCTCTTTTTGCCCCAAAAGCCCTACATGATTCTCGGCACGCTGCGAGATCAGCTGCTCTACCCCAACACCAGCCAAGCGGTAGACGATGCTAGCCTTCAAACTGCCCTAGAAAAGGTTAACTTGGCGAACTTAGCCGAGCGCTTTGGCGGCTTTGATGCCGTAGAAGAATGGGGCGACGTGCTCTCCCTAGGTGAGCAGCAGCGACTTACCTTTGCCCGAATTCTAGTCAGCCAGCCCGAATTTGCCATTCTCGACGAGGCCACCAGCGCCCTCGATTTGGCCAACGAGGCCAAACTTTACGACCACCTGCATCACACCGGCACCACCTTTGTCAGCGTGGGGCACCGCGAATCGCTAGTCGACTATCACCAAGTCACCCTAGAGCTTGCAGAAGACCACTCCTGGGCTATCAAACCCGCAAGCCTAGCCACCGCAGATCTATAA